The proteins below come from a single Aegilops tauschii subsp. strangulata cultivar AL8/78 chromosome 6, Aet v6.0, whole genome shotgun sequence genomic window:
- the LOC109767330 gene encoding cycloeucalenol cycloisomerase, with amino-acid sequence MAAVRRQAAAKRGGGGAAGKSAWLAADGSKRWGEKFFLLYTPFWLTLCLGVVVPFKLYESFTELEYLVLGLVSTVPAFVIPLLFVGKADSIRSLKDRYWVKANVWIIIFSYVGNYFWTHYFFTVLGASYTFPSWRMNNVPHTTFLLTHACFLFYHMASNMTLRRLRHSTAHLPQSIRWLFEAAWILALSYFIAYLETLAIANFPYYEFVDRDIMYKVGSLFYAIYFLVSFPMFSRIDEKAEKWALSRVAVDALGAAMLVTIILDLWRIFLGPIVPIPESRRCGQPGLAWFHAQNESV; translated from the exons ATGGCAG CTGTccggcggcaggcggcggcgaaGCGGGGCGGAGGTGGCGCGGCCGGAAAGAGCGCATGGCTGGCGGCTGACGGGAGCAAGAGGTGGGGGGAGAAGTTCTTCCTGCTATACACGCCCTTCTGGCTCACGCTCTGCCTCGGTGTCGTCGTCCCCTTCAAGCTCTACGAG AGTTTTACGGAGCTGGAATATTTGGTTCTTGGATTGGTGTCAACCGTGCCTGCTTTTGTCATCCCTCTGCTCTTCGTAGGAAAG GCAGATAGTATTAGAAGTTTAAAAGATCGTTACTGGGTCAAG GCTAATGTTTGGATTATAATtttcagttatgtcggcaactaCTTTTGGACACATTACTTTTTCACAGTTCTTGGCGCATCCTATACTTTTCCTTCATGGAGGATGAATAAT GTACCCCATACAACATTTCTCCTAACTCATGCCTGCTTCTTGTTTTATCACATGGCATCGAATATGACACTTCGTAGATTACGTCATTCTACAGCTCACCTGCCACAGTCTATTCGGTGGTTGTTTGAAGCGGCATGGATTTTAGCACTCTCATACTTCATTGCATACTTGGAGACCCTAGCCATTGCAAAT TTTCCGTATTACGAATTCGTCGATCGGGACATAATGTACAAAGTTGGATCATTGTTTTATGCAATATACTTCCTCGTCAGCTTTCCGATGTTCTCAAG GATCGACGAAAAAGCAGAGAAGTGGGCCCTTTCCAGGGTAGCCGTCGACGCTCTGGGCGCAGCAATGCTCGTCACGATAATACTTGATTTATGGCGCATATTTCTGGGGCCAATCGTGCCCATCCCCGAATCAAGACGGTGTGGCCAGCCGGGGCTAGCATGGTTCCATGCGCAGAATGAAAGCGTCTAG